CCTGGCCGAGGACCTGGCGCAGGACGCGCTGGTGGCTGCGCTGGAGCGCTGGCCGGTGACGGGCGTGCCGGACAAACCGGGCGCCTGGCTGATGGCCGCCGCCAAGCGCCGCGCGGTGGACGTGTTCCGCCGCGGCAAGATGCTGGACCGCAAGCACGAGGAGCTGGGCCGCGAGCTGGAGACGGCGCGCGAGCATGCCGTGGAGGAGCTGGACGAGGCGCTGGACGACCCGGTGGGCGACGACCTGCTGCGGCTGGTGTTCATCGCCTGCCACCCCGTGCTCTCGCGCGAGGCGCGGGTGGCGCTCACGCTGCGCCTGCTGGGCGGCCTGACCACGGACGAGATCGCCCGGGCCTTCCTGGTGCCCGAGGCCACGGTCGCGCAGCGGATCGTGCGCGCCAAGCGTACGCTCACGGCGGCGCGCGTGCCGTTCGAGGTGCCGCGCGGGCCGGAGATGGCGGCGCGGCTCGCGTCGGTGCTGGAGGTGGTATACCTCGTGTTCAACGAGGGCTACGCCGCCACGGCTGGCGACGACTGGATGCGGCCAGCCCTCTGCGAGGAGGCGCTCCGACTCGGGCGGATCCTGGCCGAGCTTGTGCCGCAGGACTCGGAGGTCCACGGGCTGGTGGCGTTGATGGAGATCCAGGCGTCGCGCTCCGGCGCTCGGGTGGGGCCGCGGGGGCAGCCGGTGCTGCTGCTGGAGCAGGACCGCGGGCGGTGGGACCAGCTGCTCATCCGCCGCGGGCTGGCGGCGCTGGCGCAGGCGGAGGCCCTGGGCGGCGCGCTGGGGCCGTACGCGCTCCAGGCCGCCATCGCCGCCTGCCACGCCCGCGCTCGCACTGGCAGCGAGACGGACTGGGAGCGCATCGCCGCGCTGTACGACGCGCTAGCGGAGGTGGCGCCATCACCCGTCGTCGAGCTGAACCGCGCCGTCGCGCTCGCGATGGCGTTCGGGCCCGCGGCGGGGCTGGCGCTGGTGGACGAGCTCGCGGACGAGCCGTCGCTCAAAGGCTACCATCTGCTGCCCAGCGTGCGCGGCGACTTCCTCTTCAAGCTGGGCCGCCTGTCCGAAGCTCGCGCGGAGTTCGAGCGCGCCGCCTCGCTCACGCGCAACGCTCGCGAGCGGGAGCTGCTGATGAGCCGCGCGGCCGCGTGCAATCCGCTGCCGGTGGTGCCGTTGGGGTGAGGGATGGATGCAGAGAGGGTGTCGCGTGCTGAAGGACGCCCCCTCCCCCGGCCCCTCCCCCAAAACTGCCTGAGGGAGGGGAGACCAAAAGTGCGGCCCGCGGCTGAGGCACGTGGTTGACGAACTTCTCGAAGGGCGCAACCGCTTACGCCGCCGTGAATTGCTCCCCTCTCCCGCTTGCGGGGGAGGGGCCGGGGGAGGGGGCACCTTTCCCCAGCCTCCACCTTCCTCGACCCGCCAATCATCCGCGGTCACCACGAAATCAGCGGGGATGCGCCGTTTTCGACGCATCCCCGCTGTTCGTTCTGCATCTACCGTCACGCCCCGCCGTTCATCTCCCGAAAAGCCTCACCGGGTCGAAGACGGGCGGTGGAACTCGGCGTTGGCGTTCCAGGCGGGGACGATGGCGGAGTTCGCGAGCGAGGTGCCGAAGTCCAGCACGATCTGCGCGAGCTGCGCGGCGCCCGCCATGTCGAAGTCGGAGCGGTACTCGTCCGACGGCTGATGGTAGTGCTTGGAGGTGTACTCCTCCTCCTGCGCGGAGCCCCAGCCCGCGGGGCGGCCGAAGAAGTCCGTGCCCGCGCCGATGGAGACGGACGGCACGCCTGCCTTGGCGAACGAGAAGTGGTCGCTGCGGTAGAAGCCACCGCGCTCCGGGTGCTCCTCGGGGCTGATGCGCATGCCCATGGGGCGGATGAAGGCGGCGAGGCGCGGCCCCAGCGTGCTCTTGGTGTCGCCCAGCACGCGCAGGTCGCGCACGCGCCCCAGCAGGTTGCCGCCGTCCACGTTCACGTTGGCGACGATGCTGCCGATGGGCACCGGCGGATGGTCCGCGAAGTAGCCGCTGCCCAGCAGCCCGGACTCCTCGGCCGTGACGAAGCCGAAGATGAGCGAGCGCTTGGGGTGCGGCCCCTGCGCGGCGGCACGCGCGACGGCCAGGATGTCCGCAACGCCCGACGCGTTGTCGCTGGCGCCGTTGTAGATCGAGTCGCCGTTCTCCTTGGGCCCGATGCCCAGGTGGTCCCAATGCGCCGTGAACGCCACGTACTCGCTCCGCAGCCGCGGGTCGGAGCCGCGGACGAGGCCGACGACGTTCTCGGACTGCATGTGCGCCACGGTGTTGCGGAACGAGGCGTTCAGCGTGATGCCCGTAGGCACCGGGCGGAAGTCGCGCGACTCGGCCTGGCGGCGGAGCTGCGCCAGGTTCAGCCCGGCCTGCGACAGCAGCGACGCGGCCGCGCTGTCCGTGATCCACCCGCGGAAGGCGAGCGGCGCGGGCGAGCCGGCGGGGCGCGGCAGCATGCGCTGCTCCTTGGCCCACGAGCCGACCACGGTGTGCCACGGGTAGCCCGCCGCATCGGTGGTGTGCACGATGAGCATGCCCGCGGCGCCGTGCCGCTCCGCCTCCTCGAACTTGTACGGCCAGCGTCCGTACCACGTCATCGCCCGGCCGCCGAACAGCGCCGGATCATTGGCCGGGGCGGGCGGGTCGTTCACGAGCACCATCAGCACCTTGCCGCGCACGTCCACGTCCTTGTAGTCGTCCCACCGGTACTCCGGCGCGACCGAGCCGTAGCCGACGAAGACGATCTCCGCATTGGCGGCGCTGGTTTCGTTGGCGGAGCCGCCCCACACGACAACGTCTTCCGGGTAGCGGAAGCTGGCCGTCGCCCGGCCGCTGGCGGAGACGCGGATGGTGGACGGGTCGGCGCCCACCACGTCGATGGGCACCTGCTGGAAGTACGAGCCGTTCGCGCCCGGCTCCACGCCGAACGCGCGGAGCTGGCTGGCGATGTACTCCGCCGCCAGGCGGCCGCCGCGGGTGGCGGGGGCGCGACCTTCCAGCAGGTCGCTGGAGAGGAAGCGCAGGTGCCCGTCGATCTCGGCGGCCGTGATCTTCGCGGTCGCGGCGGCGCGCGGGGCCGCCTGCGCCGCGAGCGTTCCGGCGGAGGCGCAGAGGAGCGCCAGGGTGTGCAGTGCTCGCTTCATCGTGTCCGATGGTGGGAGGGTGGACCGCACCGCGCATCTCGTCCGTCCGCATCTGCCGATCGGGACGGACAACGCGTGCACGGGAGATGATGTCGATCCCGCAACGTA
This genomic window from Longimicrobiaceae bacterium contains:
- a CDS encoding RNA polymerase sigma factor; protein product: MTAHDTHRAIDAVWRIESARLIAALARRVGDVGLAEDLAQDALVAALERWPVTGVPDKPGAWLMAAAKRRAVDVFRRGKMLDRKHEELGRELETAREHAVEELDEALDDPVGDDLLRLVFIACHPVLSREARVALTLRLLGGLTTDEIARAFLVPEATVAQRIVRAKRTLTAARVPFEVPRGPEMAARLASVLEVVYLVFNEGYAATAGDDWMRPALCEEALRLGRILAELVPQDSEVHGLVALMEIQASRSGARVGPRGQPVLLLEQDRGRWDQLLIRRGLAALAQAEALGGALGPYALQAAIAACHARARTGSETDWERIAALYDALAEVAPSPVVELNRAVALAMAFGPAAGLALVDELADEPSLKGYHLLPSVRGDFLFKLGRLSEARAEFERAASLTRNARERELLMSRAAACNPLPVVPLG
- a CDS encoding M28 family peptidase, whose translation is MKRALHTLALLCASAGTLAAQAAPRAAATAKITAAEIDGHLRFLSSDLLEGRAPATRGGRLAAEYIASQLRAFGVEPGANGSYFQQVPIDVVGADPSTIRVSASGRATASFRYPEDVVVWGGSANETSAANAEIVFVGYGSVAPEYRWDDYKDVDVRGKVLMVLVNDPPAPANDPALFGGRAMTWYGRWPYKFEEAERHGAAGMLIVHTTDAAGYPWHTVVGSWAKEQRMLPRPAGSPAPLAFRGWITDSAAASLLSQAGLNLAQLRRQAESRDFRPVPTGITLNASFRNTVAHMQSENVVGLVRGSDPRLRSEYVAFTAHWDHLGIGPKENGDSIYNGASDNASGVADILAVARAAAQGPHPKRSLIFGFVTAEESGLLGSGYFADHPPVPIGSIVANVNVDGGNLLGRVRDLRVLGDTKSTLGPRLAAFIRPMGMRISPEEHPERGGFYRSDHFSFAKAGVPSVSIGAGTDFFGRPAGWGSAQEEEYTSKHYHQPSDEYRSDFDMAGAAQLAQIVLDFGTSLANSAIVPAWNANAEFHRPSSTR